The Crassostrea angulata isolate pt1a10 chromosome 1, ASM2561291v2, whole genome shotgun sequence nucleotide sequence TAAAGTCATGTTTCATTCCattaaaacatatgaaatactAGTTAGAAAGTGACATTTATTGAATGGAAAGTAATCATTCAGCGATTATTaatagattttaagaaaaaccGGGTCATTAATTAAAACCGGATCCGATCATCCGGGACAAACTCAAAAATTCCGAAGTGAGGAAGTTAGCTATCCCAAATATTATGACATTGCCCAGCTTTAACCGCAAGGATGTATCATCATTAGAGCcttaattaacaataatttcgaaaaaaaaagtgatttatatataatcattataaattttacaattaataaatgaatatttttatatattatagtttttgaaaatctaAACAGAACTTATTATTTAAAAGAGTGATAATACAAATGAATAAGCATGCTGAAggttttatttgtgtttatttttattttgtaagaaGGTACTGTTATTTTCGTGGTTAACACGTCGTGCCACCAGGGCACAGACTCGGTTTGcctcataaaataaaaaatatcttacaaGCACAAATGTTAGGATAAAGAGAGAAACAATTGGGAAATTATGTTTAACATATCCGTATGTGTGAGAGGTGGATGCACACTTTGGACAgttatgaatataaaacaggTCACCTGAGTTTGTTACACCTGCACATTTCTGATGATACCGTTGcagaaaacagaaaataaatatcCATGTGGGATAATATTGAAACGCAACTATTACGGAATTATCAAGTTTGTCCCGGGTGATCGGATCCGGTTTTAATGACCCGGTTTTTCTTAAAACGTGTTATTAATCGCAGAAATATCAATTTCCTTTAAAgaaatctatattttttaaatgtatttcatatgttttaacGGAATTAGACATGAATTATTAAGTTTCTTCTTAAATAAGTCCACAAACCCGTAAAACGTCGACCCAGTgttttgcctacccattttaccaacttggaaatcaacaatcgtcaataaattccaaaatacgcatagttttgcagcaatatttacagcgaatataAATATATCGGTCCGtaacatatcctgaaaattgtaatgagattggcagattaataaagaagaaaattataaaatctcGATCTGCcctggctttttttttttgcaccgGCCCCGGTTTGGCTACCGATTTTACCAAGACTCTTTTGTTGAATCGGAAATGACCTCAGAGTTTAAAAGATGGAGGAATTTGATCTTGACAAGCGGATATTTAAGGGTTTAAAAGACAACCCGGGACTTGATATGCTTAGATTTGCTGTTATCAAACTAGAATCTTGTAATGGGACGaaaagtatatcattttcaGAAGTCACTTGTGAATATGAAGTGTTGAGGAACAAAACAAACCGACGGCCATGTGTTTTTCCTTTTACATTAATCTTCAATGAGGGAGTTTCTTTCTTGGAAAGTTTGGAAAAAGGAAGCAGTGATGACATAAAAAACATGGAACCTCACATGAAAGAAGCTGTTTTACGCCTTAATGCATTTTACAAATCTATAGGTGAGAAAAGGAATTAATTAAGTAATCAGTCAGGACTGTGACTGAAATCTATCAACTGATTATTGTCATTTCAACTAACTATATAATGtaaacatctttttatttttgtaaatacgACATGTTTTCATCATAATCATATATCCATTCCCAAGTAATTACATTATCCTGCCATGGTCCCAAGTTCagtatcataggatgcaatgtCACATTTTATAGAAGTATACATATATTGatacaataatgtatgaaattaacatatgattatcaaacaattttttagcaTATGCAGTCTGTGcaaaaaatttttttgacaaCACAGGACATTCGGTCCTGTGTAATCAATAAACACACAGGACCGAACAAAATTTTGTCAGACCGAGATAACATTGACCTAGAGTTTAGTAAAAATAACTTGAACTTCTATCCCGAGCAGATTGTAGACAATCGCTGACCAGAATTTACTCCGTCATGAAAATGTCACATACTAAATTTCTGTTTGCAAAGTTACCCTGTCTCCAAAATTGGATGACGAATTTGATTTTGTCTTAATgttaaatttctttgaaataaggCTGATCTTTATATTCTTTAACACAAATAATGACGTATATATACATCCCTGCACAAATCATTTATTGTctctaattttatttattcacaaGGAAAAAACTTGATCGTTTTGAttcaatttgatattaaaatgatgatctGATTTCTTTCTCAAACCCAACATGTTGGGTTAGCACACAGCAGGGGTTTTCCTACTGTTTTTAAACTGGGTCCAGGGTCCTTGGAATTGGGAAAATTGACGTGTTAACTGTTCAAATTGGGAAAATTGCAAAAACATATTTATCTAGTTTTATTTGAGGACCAACCTATGACAGAAATTTATACTTTATGACTTCTCCCCCACAGGAATTAGTGAGAAGTTTGGAAGACTTACTTTATTTTATGATGTAACAATGATATATACAGATTTTAAACCTAAATTTTAAATAAGGCtgttcaaaattatttctatgTTTAACATAACCTGCGAGCGTAGGTTTCGGCAAAATTGTCGTTTTGAAAAAACGAACAAATCCGGATTTGTAAACGTCGTTCTTTGGGTTTTCATTTAGCGACATAATTCTACATCCTGCATGAGAgaaaaacatgctcaaaaaCAGCATCgaaatattcattattcataatacGAAGAAAATGAGATTCTCCGCCAc carries:
- the LOC128160186 gene encoding uncharacterized protein LOC128160186 isoform X3, which produces MEEFDLDKRIFKGLKDNPGLDMLRFAVIKLESCNGTKSISFSEVTCEYEVLRNKTNRRPCVFPFTLIFNEGVSFLESLEKGSSDDIKNMEPHMKEAVLRLNAFYKSIEYNETCLKKVFDMKVKGEEMAATETDISITLAEHLLGKLAPGESYKIDNKARGKKSCRCGCKVTPVFDGTGIDRNCSKWTSPQRISTSNWEKLQPGS